From the Brassica napus cultivar Da-Ae chromosome A8, Da-Ae, whole genome shotgun sequence genome, one window contains:
- the LOC106353447 gene encoding uncharacterized protein LOC106353447, protein MSVSVKVKCFHSGRFKDEGGLCYVDGTVDEFELDADSLFTNLVMKMFEKRIVIGKLWFKLPFHELEDRKPLFENVEANKKRMESSARWYKELDIYVERDRVVLAEEGSTNVGVQERVMNVEPEEEGLHDRAEKQCEKLCEKLAEKNSETGLMFDEDEDEALDTLYDPLADDSDDEKCSEDALSESSESNDEAEVVEEDIVDIDNVNYEEQIPDKDEVYPATDDSSGDEEEQAERLVQRGLPDGVFSLRQLFSSGSEFKKNVIRYILKTGRNVIFDRWEKTKLGAKCGEKNCGWRIYCSVEEPIGKWMVKVYEDEHQCHPVGRCKLIKSPVVADLFLEDIRRDPEMSAPEIKDEMKRRYNIIISPAQSQVARRLIFDKLQAETDEQFARLRDYEHEIKRTNKNTTVEINTTRREDGSEAFSQMYLCFAALKTSWKQHCRPVIGLDGTFLKHSMQGMILTAIGRDPNNQIYPIAWAVVSSENNDNWEWFIHKVKVDLDLGEGDEITIISDMHRSLIHGVATELPKAEHWACARHIYANLKKLHKSDTLKPMFWRVASSYNEADFKQNLAAFREFDPLACDELLKRDHRTWCRAFFRIGCCCADTHNNLTESFNRTLKVARKKPFVQMLELIRRDAMQRIANRFELARKEPARHTKKARKEVEKSCDEAQHCRSVSSTGGRYEVVEGTNGYSVKLHKRTCACRKWDLTGIPCRHAVCAIRENTGLVEDYISDYYTTEKWRETYRRDLKPVNGPKFWVECGGGRIVGPPYKRPPGRPKGKARIKGVHESPSKKRVGRKGRVPHCGICSEKGHNSRTCPTESPETREKRRRLSKQCEEDAEEAAARNGQDEANDEAQETAEMEADLAAQMEDQVEVEFISSTAPQPSQPSQGNQAPQRNLRRSSRLAALLFG, encoded by the exons ATGAG TGTCTCGGTGAAAGTGAAATGCTTTCACTCTGGTCGGTTTAAAGATGAAGGTGGATTGTGTTATGTAGATGGAACCGTCGACGAGTTCGAGTTGGATGCGGATTCTCTTTTCACGAACTTGGTAATGAAGATGTTTGAGAAAAGGATAGTGATTGGGAAGTTGTGGTTCAAGCTACCATTCCATGAGTTGGAAGATAGGAAACCTTTATTTGAAAATGTCGAAGCCAATAAGAAGAGAATGGAATCTTCAGCGCGTTGGTACAAGGAGCTCGACATCTATGTAGAGAGAGATAGGGTTGTTCTAGCTGAAGAAGGTAGCACGAATGTTGGAGTTCAAGAAAGGGTTATGAACGTTGAACCAGAAGAAGAGGGTCTGCATGATAGAGCTGAAAAACAGTGTGAGAAGCTCTGTGAAAAGCTGGCTGAAAAGAATTCTGAGACGGGTTTGATgtttgatgaagatgaagatgaggcGTTAGACACTTTGTATGATCCTCTTGCAGACGACTCGGATGATGAGAAGTGTTCAGAAGATGCCTTGTCAGAATCTTCAGAATCGAATGATGAGGCGGAAGTTGTTGAAGAGGATATAGTAGACATCGACAATGTGAACTATGAGGAACAGATACCAGACAAAGATGAGGTGTACCCTGCTACAGacgattcatctggtgatgaagaagaacaaGCTGAGAGATTAGTGCAAAGGGGTTTACCGGATGGAGTGTTCAGCTTGAGACAGCTCTTCAGCAGTGGGTCAGAATTTAAGAAGAATGTCATAAGATACATCCTGAAGACTGGGCGTAATGTGATATTTGATAGATGGGAAAAGACTAAGCTTGGTGCAAAGTGTGGTGAAAAGAATTGTGGATGGAGGATATATTGCTCTGTTGAAGAACCTATCGGCAAATGGATGGTTAAGGTATATGAAGATGAGCATCAATGTCATCCTGTGGGGCGGTGCAAGCTTATCAAGAGCCCTGTTGTTGCTGATTTGTTTCTTGAAGATATAAGGCGAGATCCAGAGATGAGTGCACCGGAGATCAAAGATGAAATGAAAAGGAGATACAACATTATCATCTCGCCTGCTCAGTCACAAGTTGCTAGAAGACTGATTTTCGATAAGTTGCAAGCTGAAACTGATGAACAATTTGCAAGACTTAGAGACTACGAGCATGAAATCAAGAGGACCAACAAAAACACTACTGTGGAGATCAACACAACTCgtagagaagatggaagtgaaGCATTTTCACAAATGTACTTATGCTTTGCGGCTCTAAAGACTTCATGGAAGCAACACTGCAGACCAGTTATTGGTTTGGACGGTACGTTTTTGAAGCACTCAATGCAGGGAATGATATTAACTGCTATTGGAAGGGATCCTAATAACCAGATATACCCGATAGCGTGGGCTGTAGTTTCTTCTGAAAATAATGATAATTGGGAGTGGTTTATCCACAAAGTCAAGGTCGACTTGGACTTGGGTGAAGGCGATGAGATCACAATAATATCTGATATGCACAGAAGTTTGATCCACGGTGTTGCTACTGAGTTGCCAAAGGCAGAGCATTGGGCTTGTGCAAGACATATCTACGCCAATCTGAAGAAACTGCACAAGTCAGACACACTGAAGCCAATGTTTTGGAGGGTCGCAAGCAGCTACAATGAAGCTGATTTCAAGCAAAATTTAGCTGCATTTAGAGAGTTTGACCCCTTGGCATGTGATGAGCTCCTTAAGAGAGACCACCGGACTTGGTGTAGGGCGTTTTTTAGGATTGGTTGCTGTTGTGCAGACACACACAACAACTTGACAGAGTCCTTTAATAGGACTCTAAAGGTGGCACGGAAGAAACCTTTTGTCCAGATGTTAGAGCTGATAAGGAGAGATGCAATGCAAAGGATTGCCAACCGCTTTGAACTAGCTCGTAAGGAACCTGCAAGGCATACTAAGAAAGCAAGAAAGGAGGTTGAGAAGTCGTGTGATGAAGCTCAACACTGTCGTTCTGTCTCTAGCACTGGTGGGAGGTATGAGGTTGTTGAGGGAACTAATGGATACTCGGTGAaattgcacaagaggacatgtgCGTGTAGAAAGTGGGATCTAACTGGGATTCCATGTCGTCATGCTGTGTGTGCGATCAGGGAGAACACAGGCTTGGTTGAAGACTACATATCTGATTACTACACGACCGAGAAATGGAGAGAGACTTATCGAAGAGATTTGAAGCCGGTCAATGGACCAAAATTTTGGGTTGAGTGTGGAGGAGGACGCATTGTTGGACCACCTTACAAACGTCCTCCAGGAAGACCTAAGGGAAAAGCTAGGATCAAAGGAGTACATGAGTCACCCTCAAAAAAGAGGGTTGGTCGCAAAGGAAGGGTACCACACTGTGGTATTTGCAGTGAGAAAGGTCATAACTCAAGGACATGCCCCACTGAG TCTCCGGAGACCAGGGAAAAACGAAGACGGCTAAGTAAGCAATGTGAAGAAGATGCTGAAGAAGCAGCTGCAAGGAATGGTCAAGATGAAGCAAACGATGAAGCTCAGGAAACAGCTGAAATGGAAGCTGATTTGGCAGCTCAAATGGAAGATCAAGTAGAAGTTGAGTTTATTTCTTCTACTGCACCTCAGCCAAGCCAACCAAGCCAAGGAAACCAAGCACCACAACGAAACCTCAGAAGAAGCAGTCGCTTGGCAGCTTTGCTTTTCGGTTGA
- the LOC106356924 gene encoding uncharacterized protein LOC106356924: MTYNAESSSFRRSRSIGGRRMCDCGLPAKIFTAWTNKNPGRKFFGCELYKEMGNEHCKFFEWFDEGEVTGWPKRALIEARDEIREKRRVINELRNRNLELSMELEKKEAAKSNGSEDEMKRLNPNLGWKNKFLKLCCIVSD; encoded by the exons ATGACTTACAACGCTGAATCTTCGAGTTTTAGGCGGAGCAGATCTATTGGAGGCAGAAGAATGTGTGACTGTGGGTTGCCCGCCAAGATTTTCACTGCGTGGACAAATAAGAATCCTGGGCGAAAATTTTTTGGTTGTGAACTGTATAAG GAAATGGGCAATGAACACTGCAAATTCTTTGAATGGTTCGATGAAGGAGAAGTCACTGGGTGGCCAAAAAGAGCGTTGATTGAAGCTAGAGATGAAAttagagagaaaagaagagtGATCAATGAACTGAGAAATAGAAATTTGGAACTTTCTATGGAATTGGAGAAGAAAGAGGCTGCAAAATCAAATGGAAGTGAAGATGAGATGAAACGTTTGAACCCCAACCTTGGTTGGAAGAATAAGTTTCTGAAACTGTGTTGTATTGTTAGTGATTAA